GCCATttccatcatcttcttcatcctaATTGAAGTAGCAGTTGCAGATATGGAAACCCCAGAAGAACCCAACTCTTGAAGCTCTTGCCTGATCATCTCTTGACCTCGCCTTGGATTCTTCGTCCTCCTCTCGTATTCCTCTGCTACAAGAATTGCAATATCCGCCATGGCTGTGATTTTTCAACTCTCCCTCTTAGTTGATTTTGAGGAGACCCCTTTAGGAGGATGACATAATTTATATTCAGATTGAGGTATGATTGTGGATAAGGCTGACAAGTCGGTGTAgtgtataaaagaaataaaaaaaagtgaccTTTGATGACTTAGTCTGGTTTTTTGGgcattttggttttactttttctaTGGGTGGACCCTTTGTGGAGAAATTTGATTGTATTATATTGtatatctataaaatataCACATGTATATTGTATTTCATTGAAGGGTCTTCTTTGATTGTGCCAATACCCAAATAAAGGGGTTTCTTGGCAACAAAGTTGGGATAGTTGTGTGAATTATAATAGAATATATCagtatttcaaaattctaatGGAACACGTATTCTTAATAAACTTATAAAGAATTTACAGATTGTTAAATGATACAAGAATTGTTAATTGAGAACAATGAGATTATGTATATTGTGATAGATAGGATAGAAAACCTATCCATTATAATGGATGTCTTGTGGTGTTTTCAATGAAGTTGGTGGTGGAAATTTTGTAGGCAATATTCTAGTGGGTTTGGTGGGGGGGAGGAATGGTAAAAGGCAATACCAATAGTTCAGGACTTgtaaatgataaagaaaaaaaaaaagaaaccaactcCACAATGTTAATTATCTCAAACTCTTTCTTAATAAATGTCTGTCCTATTCAACCTTCTCCTTCAAACAATGAAGAGAGGGTAACTCTTCTTTgcttttcaataataataataaaaaaaacatatctttcttttgaaGCAAACTAgcaaaattgttgaaaaaaatattgataaatatagtcaaattttatatatttcttagtGTAAAAAATATGGAAACGGAAAAGCAAAAGGAAAGTGGTTTTTGAGAAT
This DNA window, taken from Cucumis sativus cultivar 9930 chromosome 6, Cucumber_9930_V3, whole genome shotgun sequence, encodes the following:
- the LOC105435930 gene encoding uncharacterized protein LOC105435930 yields the protein MADIAILVAEEYERRTKNPRRGQEMIRQELQELGSSGVSISATATSIRMKKMMEMAKKHNYSAEMSEFNWVFEPKSQIGRAASTGFFSA